A stretch of Actinomycetota bacterium DNA encodes these proteins:
- the istA gene encoding IS21 family transposase, with translation MQEWTEIRRRVLVEGASKRSVCRDYGIAHKTLQKILANTEPPGYRSSAPRPKTKLGPYLGVIEEILASDREAPPKQRHTAKRIFCRLRDEYGYQGGITQVKEAVARHHRHAQEVFVPLSHPPGEAQFDFGYATVQIAGVRRKAAFAVMSLPYSDAFHVSAYPRECTETFQAAHVAAFRFFGGVPTRTAYDNTTIAVRKVIGRERALTREFLRLESHFLFTHRFCRVGRGNEKGHVGSLVGYGRRNFMVPVPSCSSFVELNARLEASCRADLHRRVRGQARDQGRAARGRPSGDARGPGRFLRGPPGGGRQGELALPCAVRSQRLLGPHGVRPSRAHRRGRHRAGPHRLRHPARCDPSP, from the coding sequence ACGGCATCGCCCACAAGACCCTGCAGAAGATCCTCGCCAACACCGAGCCACCGGGGTACCGGAGCAGCGCTCCTCGCCCCAAGACCAAGCTCGGTCCCTACCTGGGGGTGATCGAGGAGATCCTGGCCTCCGACCGGGAGGCGCCCCCCAAGCAGCGCCACACGGCCAAGCGCATCTTCTGCCGCCTCCGGGACGAGTACGGCTACCAAGGCGGCATCACCCAGGTCAAAGAGGCCGTGGCCCGGCACCACCGCCACGCCCAAGAGGTCTTCGTCCCCCTGTCCCATCCACCCGGTGAGGCCCAGTTCGACTTCGGCTACGCCACCGTCCAGATCGCGGGCGTGCGGCGCAAGGCCGCGTTCGCGGTGATGAGCCTCCCCTACTCGGACGCCTTCCACGTCTCCGCCTACCCCCGGGAGTGCACCGAGACCTTCCAGGCCGCCCACGTGGCCGCCTTCCGCTTCTTCGGGGGAGTGCCGACCAGGACGGCCTACGACAACACGACGATCGCGGTGCGCAAGGTGATCGGCCGGGAGCGCGCCTTGACCCGGGAGTTCCTTCGCCTGGAGAGCCACTTCCTGTTCACCCACCGGTTCTGCCGGGTCGGCCGGGGCAACGAGAAGGGCCACGTGGGGTCCCTCGTCGGGTACGGGCGGCGCAACTTCATGGTGCCCGTCCCCTCCTGCTCATCGTTCGTCGAGCTCAACGCCCGTCTGGAGGCCTCCTGCCGGGCCGACCTTCACCGGCGGGTCCGGGGCCAAGCCCGTGACCAAGGCCGAGCTGCTCGAGGTCGACCGAGCGGCGATGCTCGGGGTCCCGGCCGCTTCCTTCGAGGCCCGCCGGGTGGTGGCCGCCAGGGCGAACTCGCTCTCCCTTGTGCGGTTCGATCGCAACGACTACTCGGTCCCCACGGCGTTCGCCCATCACGAGCTCACCGTCGTGGGCGGCATCGAGCAGGTCCGCATCGTCTTCGGCACCCGGCTCGTTGCGACCCATCCCCGGA